In a genomic window of Polyangiaceae bacterium:
- a CDS encoding YggT family protein: MLMVLVARLLDLYSLVVLIAVVTSWMGLSYENPVVRFTRALTEPLLEPIRRVLPAMGGLDFSPMLLLFGIQLLRRFLFG, from the coding sequence ATGTTGATGGTCCTCGTCGCCCGGCTTCTCGACCTCTATTCCCTGGTCGTGCTCATCGCCGTGGTCACCTCCTGGATGGGCCTTTCCTACGAGAACCCCGTGGTGCGCTTCACCCGCGCCCTCACGGAGCCTCTGCTCGAGCCCATCCGCCGCGTGCTGCCTGCCATGGGTGGACTGGATTTCTCGCCCATGCTGCTGCTGTTCGGCATTCAGCTCTTGCGGCGCTTCTTGTTCGGTTAG
- a CDS encoding ribonuclease Z, with translation MPEVTFVGTGEAFDPELPNTSLLYRGSTALLIDCGYRVPHALWAISRDPSLLDAIYISHLHADHSFGLPALLLWMREEGRTRPLTVIGGPGLDAWLTKLLELGYPGSYDQGFTIERKELAPGSKLYLAGAILSNAKSQHGVRNLSLRIDEQERSLCYSGDGAPSDATEALYREASLLVHECYAAQDGPGGHASLDAIASMAARVHVQSLCLVHLGRAHKTAIHDDARARGPWIRIPAPGDTVQV, from the coding sequence ATGCCCGAGGTCACCTTCGTTGGAACCGGCGAGGCGTTCGATCCCGAGCTCCCGAACACCAGCCTGTTGTACCGCGGCTCCACCGCGCTCTTGATCGACTGCGGCTATCGCGTGCCCCATGCGCTGTGGGCCATCTCCCGCGACCCGTCGCTGCTGGACGCGATCTACATCTCGCACCTGCACGCCGATCATAGCTTCGGGCTTCCGGCGCTGCTGCTCTGGATGCGCGAGGAGGGCCGCACGCGGCCGCTCACGGTGATCGGCGGTCCCGGCCTCGACGCCTGGCTCACGAAGCTGCTCGAGCTCGGCTATCCGGGCAGCTACGATCAAGGCTTCACCATCGAGCGCAAAGAGCTCGCTCCCGGCAGCAAGCTGTACCTGGCCGGCGCCATCCTCAGCAACGCGAAAAGTCAGCACGGCGTGCGCAATCTCTCATTGCGCATCGACGAGCAGGAACGCTCCCTGTGTTACAGCGGCGATGGCGCTCCCAGCGACGCGACGGAAGCGCTCTACCGCGAGGCCTCGCTCCTCGTTCACGAGTGCTACGCGGCTCAAGATGGCCCCGGCGGTCACGCCAGCCTCGACGCGATCGCGAGCATGGCCGCCCGGGTCCACGTGCAGTCCCTGTGCTTGGTGCACCTTGGTCGTGCCCACAAGACCGCCATCCACGACGACGCCCGGGCCCGCGGCCCCTGGATCCGCATCCCCGCGCCGGGAGACACCGTCCAAGTCTGA
- a CDS encoding glycoside hydrolase family 31 protein codes for MRLLRFAPIALVALTVACGGGGDDEPAAALDPCNLPTPTIDTPPLYTPRWAFEPWISKDISTRDDMRDFIKGFRDRDIPVGVAVLDSPWETNYNSLVPNPTRYPEFESFVKELRDQDIRIVLWLTPLLNRWSFDLEQGGDVYDGPTPNLEEAQTCGFLIDDGAEYSWWKGTGSAIDFFNPKAMAWWHRQQDELFRMGVNGFKLDFGEEYIDSDPVSTAAGDMSHQAYSEEYYKDFYAYGVHQRGAEEFVTMVRAWDESYQFPGRFFAKKEHAPVAWMGDNRRDWLGLADALDETFRSAAAGYLVVGSDIGGYIDRDDKDVLGPKIPFDTLVFARWTAVGALSPFMQLHGRANIAPWTVPDHVDETVALYRYWATFHHELVPFFYSLAKAEKPLVKPVGDAAAWAGDYRYELGDAFLVAPILDDTSTRDVPLPSGARWLDFADLGGAWLDGGTTLTAVDASDRAKIPLYVKEGAIIPLNVSSDVTEFGTPQHAGHLTLWAFPGTQSTSFTLADEDGATTAIEVTPHGLTLSRATLPVIARIRLEAAPSAVSGLPAVADRAALLGADSGWTYDAAEKALYLALPASDAEVQVSF; via the coding sequence ATGCGCCTTCTTCGCTTCGCGCCCATCGCCCTGGTCGCGCTGACGGTCGCGTGCGGCGGTGGAGGGGACGACGAGCCGGCCGCGGCGCTCGACCCGTGCAACCTGCCGACGCCGACCATCGACACGCCGCCGCTGTACACGCCGCGCTGGGCCTTCGAGCCCTGGATCAGCAAGGACATCTCCACGCGGGACGACATGCGCGACTTCATCAAGGGCTTTCGCGATCGCGACATCCCGGTGGGCGTCGCCGTGCTCGATAGCCCCTGGGAGACCAACTACAACTCGCTGGTCCCGAACCCGACGCGCTATCCGGAGTTCGAGAGCTTCGTCAAAGAGCTCCGCGATCAGGACATTCGCATCGTGCTGTGGCTGACGCCATTGCTCAACCGCTGGTCGTTCGATCTGGAGCAGGGCGGCGACGTGTACGATGGACCGACGCCGAACCTGGAAGAGGCGCAAACCTGCGGCTTCTTGATCGACGACGGCGCGGAGTACTCTTGGTGGAAGGGCACCGGCAGCGCCATCGACTTCTTCAATCCCAAGGCGATGGCCTGGTGGCACCGCCAGCAGGACGAGCTCTTTCGCATGGGCGTCAACGGCTTCAAGCTGGACTTCGGCGAGGAGTACATCGACAGCGATCCGGTCTCCACCGCGGCGGGGGACATGTCGCACCAGGCCTACTCGGAGGAATACTACAAGGACTTCTACGCCTACGGCGTGCACCAGCGGGGCGCCGAGGAGTTCGTGACCATGGTGCGCGCCTGGGATGAGAGCTACCAGTTCCCAGGGCGCTTCTTCGCCAAGAAGGAGCACGCGCCGGTGGCGTGGATGGGCGATAACCGCCGGGATTGGCTGGGCCTCGCGGACGCCCTCGACGAGACGTTCCGCTCGGCGGCCGCCGGCTACCTGGTGGTGGGCTCCGACATCGGCGGCTACATCGATCGCGACGACAAGGACGTGCTGGGCCCGAAGATCCCCTTCGACACGTTGGTGTTCGCGCGCTGGACCGCCGTTGGCGCGCTCTCGCCCTTCATGCAGCTCCACGGTCGCGCCAACATCGCGCCTTGGACGGTGCCCGATCACGTGGACGAGACCGTGGCCCTCTACCGCTACTGGGCCACCTTCCACCACGAGCTGGTGCCCTTCTTCTACTCCCTGGCCAAGGCCGAGAAGCCGCTGGTCAAGCCCGTGGGGGACGCCGCTGCCTGGGCCGGCGACTACCGCTATGAGCTCGGGGACGCGTTCCTGGTGGCGCCCATCCTCGACGACACTTCCACCCGCGACGTGCCCCTGCCGAGCGGCGCCCGCTGGCTCGACTTCGCCGATCTGGGCGGCGCCTGGCTCGACGGCGGCACCACGCTCACCGCCGTGGATGCCTCGGACCGCGCGAAGATCCCGCTGTACGTGAAGGAAGGCGCCATCATCCCGCTCAATGTCTCGAGCGACGTGACGGAATTCGGCACGCCTCAGCACGCCGGCCACCTGACGCTGTGGGCGTTCCCCGGCACCCAGAGCACGAGCTTCACCCTCGCCGACGAAGACGGCGCCACGACGGCCATCGAGGTGACGCCCCACGGCCTCACGCTCTCCCGCGCCACGCTGCCGGTCATCGCGCGCATCCGGCTGGAGGCCGCCCCCAGCGCCGTGAGCGGCCTCCCGGCGGTGGCGGATCGCGCCGCGCTCCTCGGCGCCGACAGCGGCTGGACCTACGACGCAGCGGAGAAGGCGTTGTACCTCGCGCTGCCCGCCAGCGATGCCGAAGTCCAAGTGAGCTTTTGA
- a CDS encoding glycerol-3-phosphate dehydrogenase yields MAIITVVGAGMMGSALCVPLVDAGHDVRLVGTHLDGDIIDSLRQSGTHPKLRLELPRAIRPFPIAELEQAMQGAEIIGVGVSSPGVGWAREQLAPYVRPEIPIAMITKGLEWNGSALSVLPDVLALPNGAAPAAIAGPCIAGELARRVETCVVLTGRDGAMLERIARAFATPYYHLFPSADVIGVETSAALKNAYAMGIAFATGLHERRGGQPGSVAMHNAESAVFAQAVLEMQHIVRVIGGDPGSVPGLAGVGDLDVTTNGGRTGRFGRFLGLGLARDEAIARMEGATLECLDILAVLEAALPTLEGERLPLLRHMIDVAIKGDPVNLPFQKFFR; encoded by the coding sequence ATGGCCATCATCACCGTTGTCGGCGCCGGCATGATGGGCAGCGCCCTGTGCGTGCCCCTGGTCGACGCCGGTCACGACGTTCGCCTCGTGGGGACCCACCTCGATGGCGACATCATCGATAGCCTGCGCCAGAGCGGGACTCACCCCAAGCTCCGACTGGAGCTGCCCCGCGCGATACGTCCCTTCCCCATCGCGGAGCTCGAGCAGGCGATGCAGGGGGCGGAGATCATCGGTGTGGGCGTGAGCTCTCCCGGCGTGGGGTGGGCGCGCGAGCAGCTCGCGCCCTACGTCAGGCCGGAGATCCCGATCGCGATGATCACCAAGGGCCTCGAGTGGAACGGCAGTGCGCTCTCGGTGCTGCCGGACGTCCTCGCGCTGCCGAATGGCGCCGCGCCTGCGGCGATCGCCGGGCCTTGTATTGCGGGAGAGCTCGCGCGGCGCGTGGAGACCTGCGTGGTGCTCACCGGACGCGACGGCGCCATGCTCGAGCGCATCGCGCGGGCCTTCGCCACGCCCTATTACCACCTGTTCCCGAGCGCGGACGTGATCGGGGTGGAGACATCCGCAGCGCTCAAGAACGCGTACGCCATGGGGATTGCCTTCGCTACGGGCCTGCACGAGCGCCGTGGCGGGCAGCCCGGCAGCGTGGCCATGCACAACGCCGAGAGCGCCGTGTTCGCTCAAGCGGTGCTCGAGATGCAGCACATCGTGCGCGTCATCGGTGGCGATCCCGGGAGCGTCCCGGGCCTCGCGGGTGTGGGCGATCTCGACGTGACCACCAACGGTGGGCGCACCGGTCGCTTCGGGCGCTTTCTCGGGCTCGGGCTCGCGCGGGACGAGGCCATCGCGCGCATGGAAGGCGCAACTCTCGAGTGCCTCGACATCCTCGCGGTGCTCGAGGCCGCGCTGCCCACGCTGGAAGGCGAACGGTTGCCGCTCTTGCGCCACATGATCGACGTGGCCATCAAGGGCGATCCCGTGAACCTTCCCTTTCAGAAGTTCTTCCGGTGA